The nucleotide window GCGGCGCATTTCCAGCACTCGCTCTCGTTCAATCCGACCAACCCCGAGGCTTGTTTCCAGCTCGGCATAGTCTACAAGGACCTGAACCGTCCGGCCGAATCGGCGGTCTGGTTCGAGCGCTCGCTGGGCAAGACCTCCGGCGCCGGGACCAACCGTGCCGAGCCGGTGGAGCAGCGCGCCGACCCCGAGGCCGAGTCCCTTGATGGTATGGCCTCCAAGGCCGGGGCCCCCATGTTTCCCGACAGCCAGTCCACCGATACCACGGGCTTCTCCGCCGGTTTGGCCCAGGCCAGCGGCGCCACCGGCCAGCCGCTTCCAGCCGACCGGGCGCAGGGCGCTGAATCCACGCCGAACAACGGCTCTACGGCAGTTGCGGCGGCTGCGTTGCAGCCCGCCGGCACCAGCCCGCTGCAGCGGCTGCGCGGCCTGGTCGGCGCTTTTGTCCAGCGCACGGGCATCCCGCTGCTGCGCAAGCAGGTGATTATCCTCACCCTGGCCACTGGATTTCTGTTCCTGCTCACCCTTATGGGCGAGCGTTTTGCCCTCGGACGGTTCGGGCTGCGTCTGTTTGGACGCGCCGGCAAGGACATGGCCGTGAAAGCGCTTCCCGCTCCGGCTGCGGCCCAACCCGAAACTATCACTCTGCGCCAGGCGGCCCAGTCGATCGAGCGCCGTCAGCAGGTGGCCCAGGTGCTGGCCCGCGAGCTGGCCGCCAAGCAGAAAGCCGTCCCGGCCGACAGCGGCGCCCCGCACCCCGCTGCCCAGCCCGTGGCGGCCATGGCCCGCGGCATGGACCTGCGCGTGGGACGACCCGCAGGCAGCGGCCCGGTCTACGGCGCCGACATCGCCCGCCGGATCAAGGAGCAACTGGCCTCGCCCGCGGTCAGGGTCGAGGCGGCCTCCGCCGGGTTCAGCCGGGCCAGGGAGGATGTCAAGTCCCGCCTGATCCGTCAACTCAGGGCCAAGAACTGGACAGTCAGCGACATCGCCCAGGAGATGGGGCTCTCGCGCGAGGAAGTCAAATGGGCGCTCTCCTCCAGCCCGGCGGCCGAACGCACGGCCCAGCCGAAACCGGCGGCCATGGAGCTGGGGCAGGCCCGTGCCCTGGGTGATGCGAACCTGTCCCGCTCCGCGGCTCGCGACCTGGACCGTGAAATGGAACTGGAGCTGCAGATCAATGTATAAAATAAGGGGGACAGCGAGGGGCGGGGCGATAGTGACGCTGACCGCGCTGCTGGTCCTGGCCGCTGTCACGGGGCTCGCGGCCCAGGGGCGGTCGGACGGCAGCAAGCTGCCGCCCGAGAAACTGGTCTATCCGCCCACCAGCCTCTGCCTGTTGAATGTGCGCAACGCAGAGGAGGGCTATCCTTACAAGATGGAGGAGTTCCAGCGCGCAGTGATTTCCTGGCTGCGCTCGGCCGACTACATGACTGTCCGGACCGAGAACGACATCCGGGATGTCCTGCGCCGCAACCGCCTGAGCGCGCCCGAGGTGTACGAGTCGGGCCTTCTGTCCAAGATCGGCGAGCTGGCCGGCTGCGACTACGTGGCTTTCATGCGGCTTTCCACCTGCGGCCTGAACCGCATGGATGGGTTCACGATCCCGCACCTGTTCCACCGGAACAAGGTCACGGGCTGGATCGAGCTGGACTTGGACCTGGTGGAGGTGAAGACCGGTGCGCTCCAGTATTCCAGGCGCGTGCGCGGCGAGGCCGGGTTGGGACGGAGTTTCCAGATGTACCCGATAGTGGAGGACCCCAATGTGTACCTGGATTTCCGCACCCGCGGCCTGCTGGAGCAGCACACGGTGGAGAACCTGGCCCGCGCCACTTTCGAGTCAATCATGACCGGCATCCAGAAACCGCTGGGTGACCGCTACATCTGCTACTGGCAGGATGAGGTGCATATTATTTCGGACAAGCCCGGACTCTGTCCGATCTGTGGCTCCAGGCTTGTCCGGATCAAGCGCTGAACGCACGGTCCCCCTCCGGCCGCTTCGGTGCGCCAGGCAACCCCCCGGCGCGACTGCCCGCTGCCACAAATATTTCAGTCACAGACGCCCCCGCCCGATTATTGAGGTATCATGGGAGAGAACGGGAAAGAAAACGGACTGGGCGCTCGGGAACTCGAGACCCTTTTCAAGATCAGCCAGGTAATCCAGTCCTCGGTTGAGACCGAGGTGGTTTTCGGTTCGGTGCTCGACCTGCTGGAGGAGCTGGCCGAGTTCGAGTTCGCCGCCCTGTTCATAAACGACGAGTCCGAGCAGCGCCTGCGCGTGGTGGCCAGCAAGGGCCACGTGGTCGACCTGATCCAGCCGGTCAGCTTCGACATGGGCAACGGCCTGAGCGCCTGGGTGGCCAAGCAGAAACGCCCGATCCTGCTGAGCGACATGCACCGCGGCAAATCCGATGAGGAGTCGCCGCTGCGCTCGTTCCTCTCGATCCCGCTCCTTCTGGGCGACCGCCTGATCGGGGTGATGAATTTCGGCCACAGCCGCTCCGGGGCTTTCACCCGCCACGACCTGCACGTGCTGTCCATCGCCGGGGCGCAACTGGGGGTAATTATCGAGCGGGCGCTGTATTTCAACCGTCTGTCCGAGACCAACCGGGAGCTGGAGGAGAAAAACCGCCAGCTGGCCGAGGCCCAGCAGGCCCTGATGCGTCAAGAGCGCCTGGCCGCCCTGGGCGAGCTGGCAGTGACCGTGAACCACGAGATCAACAACCCCCTGACCGTCATCATCGGCAACGCCGAGTTCCTGCTGCACGACCTGGAGGGCGGCGACCCCAAACTGTTGAGCAAGGTGGAGCACATTGTCTCCGAGGCCCGGCGCATCGCCCGGATCACCCGCTCATTGCGCAAGCTGGACAACCCGGTGAGCGAGGACTACCTGCCCGGCGGCCGCAAGATGATCCGATTGGACGGCGGCTCCTGAGCCTGAAACCCCCTTCGAATAATTCTTTCCCGCCGCCGTCTTATCCGTAAGTCCCCCCTGCCGTTCCGGATGAACGCCTGTATTTGACCGCGCGCCAACAGTTTTATCGTGGCTGTCCGGTCCAAGAGCGTTGACTTTTCCTCCAGAAGGATAATAGATTTTATAGGATATGGGCAGGTAGGCTGCTTTGAGGGAATTCTTCGCCGAAAGCGAGTCCGGGATGAGAAAATATTTCAAGCTGTTCCTGATTGCCGTTGTGCTGTGCATGCTGAGCATGGGGGTCGGGGTCTCCCAGTCCGATGAGGGGGCCTCGGGCGGGGCGAAAAACCTGATGCAGCTCAACGAGGTGCTTAACGTCCTGTCGGAATACTATGTCGACCCTATCCCGCCCGAGGACCTGGTGATGGAGTCGATCGACGGGCTGGTGGAAAGTCTGGACATTCACAGCCAGCTCCTGGATCAGCGCAACCACAACCGTCTGATGGAGCAGACCCGCGGTGAGTTCGGCGGCATAGGAATCGAGATTTCGATCCGGGACGACTCGCTGACAGTGCTCAGCCCCATCCCCGGCACCCCGGCCTCGCGGGTCGGGCTGCAGGCCGGAGACCGGATCGTGCGCATCGAGCAGGAACCCACCTGGCAGATGGCGCTGGAGGCTGCGGTGCGCCGCCTGAAAGGCAAGCCCGGCACCCAGGTCAACATCTGGATCCGCCGCATGGGGGTGGATGAGGATATCCATTTCGAAATCACCCGCGACATAATCAAGATCGAGAGCATCCAGGGCAAGTTCATGCTCACGCCCGATGTCGGCTACGTGAGGCTGAGTGTGTTCTCGGACAAGAGCGGCGTGGAGCTGGCCGAGGCCATCGAGGACCTGAAGGCCCACGGGATGAGGAAAATGGTTTTCGACCTGCGCGACAACCCCGGCGGGCTGCTCTCGCGGGCGGTGGATGTGGCCGACCTGTTCCTCGACCCCGGCCAGGTGATAGTCTCGACCCGCGGACGGATCAGCTCGTCGAACAAGGTGTTCCGGGCCACCACGCCCCCGATGTGGAAAGACGCACCGGTGATCACGCTCATCTCGGGCGGCAGCGCCTCGGCCAGCGAGATCGTGGCCGGCGCCCTGCAGGACCACGACAAGTCCGTGATCATGGGCGTGACCAGCTACGGCAAGGGCTCGGTGCAGACAATCATCGACCTGCGCGACGACTATGCGCTCAAGCTGACCACGGCCAAGTACTACACCCCCAGCGGACGCTGCATCCACGCCGACAAGGGCGCGGGCGAGGAGCACCAGGCCCTGCTCACCAGCGAGGACACGCTCCAGACCTACCTGACCGACTCGGGACGGCCGGTGCACGGCGGCGGCGGGATCACCCCCGACCTCTATCTCAGGCCCGACAGCCTGAACGCGGTCGAGCGCAAGATATTCAAGCAGGTGGGGTTGTTCCGCAACCTGATGTTCCGCTACGCGGTGCAGTACAAGACCTCGCACCCCGAGCTGGGGAGCGATTCGATCGAGGCGGTGGGCTATGTGCCCGATTTCCGGGACAAGGTGCTCAAGATCACCCCGCAGATGATGAAAGAGGCCCGCCAGCTGATGCGCGACAACGGCTTCGACCTGAGCGAGGCCGAGTTCAGGCAGGCGGACAAGCTCATCCACCAGTGGATGAACTACTACGTGGCGGATGCCGCGTTCGAGCGCAACGTCTCGCAGCATATCTTGTCGATGTACGATGAGCAGGTGATGAAAGCGGTCGAGGTGCTGAGCAAGGCCCAGCCGCAGGGAAATTTTGTCGGCACCGTGCTGGCGGGCAAGACCCTGCCCGACACGCTGAACCTGTTCTGAAAGCCTGTGA belongs to bacterium and includes:
- a CDS encoding GAF domain-containing protein, which produces MGENGKENGLGARELETLFKISQVIQSSVETEVVFGSVLDLLEELAEFEFAALFINDESEQRLRVVASKGHVVDLIQPVSFDMGNGLSAWVAKQKRPILLSDMHRGKSDEESPLRSFLSIPLLLGDRLIGVMNFGHSRSGAFTRHDLHVLSIAGAQLGVIIERALYFNRLSETNRELEEKNRQLAEAQQALMRQERLAALGELAVTVNHEINNPLTVIIGNAEFLLHDLEGGDPKLLSKVEHIVSEARRIARITRSLRKLDNPVSEDYLPGGRKMIRLDGGS
- a CDS encoding S41 family peptidase translates to MRKYFKLFLIAVVLCMLSMGVGVSQSDEGASGGAKNLMQLNEVLNVLSEYYVDPIPPEDLVMESIDGLVESLDIHSQLLDQRNHNRLMEQTRGEFGGIGIEISIRDDSLTVLSPIPGTPASRVGLQAGDRIVRIEQEPTWQMALEAAVRRLKGKPGTQVNIWIRRMGVDEDIHFEITRDIIKIESIQGKFMLTPDVGYVRLSVFSDKSGVELAEAIEDLKAHGMRKMVFDLRDNPGGLLSRAVDVADLFLDPGQVIVSTRGRISSSNKVFRATTPPMWKDAPVITLISGGSASASEIVAGALQDHDKSVIMGVTSYGKGSVQTIIDLRDDYALKLTTAKYYTPSGRCIHADKGAGEEHQALLTSEDTLQTYLTDSGRPVHGGGGITPDLYLRPDSLNAVERKIFKQVGLFRNLMFRYAVQYKTSHPELGSDSIEAVGYVPDFRDKVLKITPQMMKEARQLMRDNGFDLSEAEFRQADKLIHQWMNYYVADAAFERNVSQHILSMYDEQVMKAVEVLSKAQPQGNFVGTVLAGKTLPDTLNLF